The following are encoded together in the Schistocerca americana isolate TAMUIC-IGC-003095 chromosome 6, iqSchAmer2.1, whole genome shotgun sequence genome:
- the LOC124619406 gene encoding mitochondrial potassium channel-like, with translation MAVALRRVTIVSELFRIKARRPIVYLYKALSNTQPAISVVTEKHESLLTRKLTDLVKWYEEVTGMDEVRRAQTRVLEAEEKFIAAQERRREANKAVTEIQTQLKDIHAALDSTTRGEDRYVQLITQEHQILKEERKLMTEFQQLEREEREYFSMLSSAVKESHEQERAQAEKTKYWSIIGSIIGTVIGVVGSSVNNRLKMKELRTLITDSVANNNDSVGLRAEILPKYEEELSSVIDKLKTVASLSDVEGIQQLKDMVNKLNDVTRAEHHKNVGNTDVITDALNKQTVIIEKKLQEIKSTIPVSHIPTSEFANDKITVVTIEHEQQLQRQQRTTQLLIVGSAILVITVPHLLKYVGLV, from the coding sequence ATGGCTGTCGCTCTACGTAGAGTTACTATCGTCAGCGAATTATTCAGGATAAAGGCAAGAAGACCTATAGTTTATTTATATAAAGCTTTATCAAACACTCAGCCAGCGATCAGTGTAGTAACAGAGAAGCATGAAAGTCTGTTGACACGTAAATTAACAGACCTAGTGAAGTGGTATGAAGAAGTAACTGGAATGGATGAAGTCAGGCGAGCGCAAACTAGGGTACTTGAAGCTGAAGAAAAGTTTATAGCCGCACAGGAAAGGAGGAGAGAAGCAAATAAAGCTGTAACAGAAATTCAAACCCAACTGAAGGATATACATGCTGCCTTGGATAGTACCACGAGAGGAGAGGATCGTTATGTTCAGCTAATCACACAAGAACATCAAatactgaaggaagaaaggaaactAATGACTGAATTTCAACAGTTAGAGAGGGAAGAGAGAGAATACTTTTCCATGCTTTCTTCAGCGGTTAAGGAAAGTCATGAACAAGAGCGAGCacaagctgaaaaaacaaaatactGGTCAATAATTGGTTCCATTATTGGAACAGTAATTGGAGTTGTCGGGAGCTCAGTTAATAATAGATTAAAAATGAAGGAATTGCGGACATTGATAACCGATTCTGTTGCAAATAATAATGATAGTGTAGGACTTCGTGCAGAAATCTTGCCAAAGTATGAGGAGGAGCTGTCTAGTGTTATTGATAAACTGAAAACTGTGGCATCACTTTCAGATGTTGAAGGGATCCAGCAGTTGAAAGATATGGTTAACAAACTGAATGATGTAACCCGAGCTGAACACCACAAAAATGTTGGTAACACAGATGTTATTACAGATGCTTTGAACAAACAGACAGTAATTATAGAAAAAAAATTGCAGGAGATAAAATCCACAATACCTGTGTCTCACATTCCGACTTCGGAATTTGCAAATGACAAAATTACTGTTGTCACCATTGAACATGAACAGCAACTGCAAAGACAGCAGCGTACAACACAATTACTAATTGTTGGATCAGCTATCCTTGTTATAACTGTACCTCACTTGCTTAAATATGTAGGACTTGTGTAA